One Plasmodium coatneyi strain Hackeri chromosome 14, complete sequence genomic window carries:
- a CDS encoding K+ channel tetramerization domain containing protein, which produces MDSIEGDKVISINVGGTIYMTTLNLICKYRNSRLCEIVLEKLKALPDVDTHHNRKEIFIDRNGSRFEYILDFLRDGVLICENDINVLTRILIEAVIIGTLEGGKKNKIKSKAKNNSVPSMLNKISANIKKHNEMKCCTVKKKIGNVHFLNKVNLLNELNEEDHSPIKGEINMRGYTPLSSVPPNSCKVEKEIVSAKDEGDKVKNDAHVECNNDRELNTQHNLPKIILPNPSSPSKYTKTVDYNITNNFINEENKLKNKNNANGSTRINCLLKNIEQKGYPPVSLSPNGHLKNGDSKTLSFAKSTSIFIYGKEDEIAQNGTNDPVGTSTESPNKSLSPSSIPGANYSGYSSLANYGTCANYANASSDVDRACYKYNNYTYNNVNNPRGQILVHSEIDDIEETSPFPILSNVNLGEQIFSTTVDF; this is translated from the exons ATGGACTCCATTGAAGGAG ACAAGGTCATAAGCATAAATGTCGGAGGGACCATTTACATGACGACCCTGAACTTGATTTGCAAATACAGGAATTCTCGTCTATGTGAAATTGTTTTAG AGAAACTGAAGGCTCTGCCGGACGTGGACA CCCATCACaacaggaaggaaatattcaTAGACCGAAATG GAAGCAGGTTCGAGTACATTTTGGACTTCCTGCGAGACGGAGTGCTGATATGCGAAAATGACATCAACGTCTTGACGAGGATACTAATCGAAGCTGT tATCATTGGCACACttgaggggggaaaaaaaaataaaataaaaagcaaagCGAAAAATAATAGCGTTCCGAGCatgttaaataaaatttccgCCAATATTAAGAAGCACAACGAAATGAAATGTTGcactgttaaaaaaaaaattggcaacGTCCATTTTTTGAACAAGGTAAATTTATTAAATGAATTGAATGAAGAAGATCATTCTCCCATTAAGGGGGAGATTAACATGAGGGGGTACACACCCTTGTCTAGTGTTCCACCGAACAGCTGCAAAGTTGAGAAAGAAATTGTGTCTGCTAAGGATGAGGGggacaaagtaaaaaatgacgcACACGTTGAATGTAATAACGACAGGGAACTGAACACGCAACATAATTTACCAAAAATTATTCTTCCCAATCCGTCTTCCCCTTCAAAATACACCAAAACCGTTGATTACAATATAACGAATAATTTcataaatgaggaaaacaaattgaagaataaaaataatgccaATGGTTCCACTCGGATAAATTGTTTATTGAAAAATATCGAACAGAAGGGATACCCCCCCGTCTCTCTGTCACCCAATgggcatttaaaaaatggggacagCAAAACGCTTTCCTTCGCGAAGAGCACCAGTATTTTTATCTACGGCAAAGAAG ATGAGATAGCCCAGAACGGGACCAACGACCCCGTGGGCACCTCCACAGAGAGCCCCAACAAAAGCTTATCCCCAAGCAGCATCCCAGGTGCGAACTATTCAGGCTACTCCAGCTTGGCGAACTATGGCACCTGTGCGAATTACGCCAACGCTAGCAGCGACGTCGATAGGGCATGTtacaaatataataattatacgTATAACAATGTGAACAACCCTAGGGGTCAAATTTTAGTTCATTCCGAAATTGACGACATCGAAGAAACGTCCCCCTTCCCAATATTGTCCAACGTCAATTTGGGCGAGCAGATCTTCAGCACGACGGTGGATTTTTAG
- a CDS encoding Sphingomyelin phosphodiesterase: protein MNNLNALTDTTLTIMSYNVQMLPVPLSNQLNLSTRQDALIEYICTLDDLLNIDILVLNEVFTRDFYDLLTKGKVKDKFPYHTNVIGRKDEGTVKWSKSIAQVEKDARVGSSTKGKTPKKKAAEGKVPNDLNRKVVSTKAAPPKGPPSKVTTLGGAIPRGQKTSSLNSSDTNNNNEEEAGETLNLDSSDASNRSDSECILSFHCGVERGNKIKGKSSSHNYKVVENSNERSNERFNGGDESTKTESSNSDKEAQCSETDDGMVFPGERQNLWVNSRGSTKKGAPGRTPHANVDELTKESSSRRNTADLENNNGDSKLSTQSSYRTDGKLSIQSSNNAGEDHINAICDITSEDKTSTYNRVNSAENLKEKKSEGKKNKKKNQQNISSFDSVSGKSKFYHFLNGGVIVLSKHPFLHKHAMLYSNSKFPDMFCTKGAIYIKLSVNNKPVNVIATHLQAGDSSGEQNCRWKQLNELSNWVYNGTPSLHIKKNEPLFFVGDFNIRYEVDKSFFDKVLSSDCLNSYVTKKALETTFDSYLNDYCMHMERDYSFKYKYTLDYILVNKDCNVKTLVPQTAIQKGYRPIQIIKCLFGFIPYKCTYVHHPSDHFPIYATFKIPN, encoded by the coding sequence atgaataacttAAACGCCCTTACAGACACAACATTAACTATTATGTCGTATAATGTCCAAATGCTACCCGTTCCTTTAAGCAACCAGTTAAATTTATCGACCAGACAAGATGCCCTAATTGAATACATATGCACCCTGGACGATCTGCTCAACATAGATATACTTGTTCTAAACGAAGTGTTCACGAGGGACTTTTATGACTTGCTTACCAAGGGAAAGGTCAAGGATAAATTTCCCTACCATACTAATGTGATTGGCAGGAAGGATGAGGGAACTGTGAAGTGGAGCAAGTCCATCGCGCAGGTCGAGAAAGACGCAAGGGTGGGGAGTAGTACCAAGGGGAAGACTCCAAAGAAGAAGGCAGCCGAAGGGAAGGTCCCTAATGACCTGAACAGGAAGGTTGTCAGCACGAAGGCGGCGCCTCCCAAAGGACCACCCTCCAAAGTAACCACATTAGGAGGAGCCATTCCAAGGGGACAGAAAACGTCGTCCCTTAACTCAAGTGACACGAACAATAACAATGAGGAGGAAGCGGGGGAGACACTAAACCTGGATTCCAGCGATGCCAGCAATAGGAGTGATTCCGAGTGCATTTTATCGTTCCACTGCGGCGTcgaaaggggaaacaaaataaagggaaagtCAAGCAGTCACAATTATAAGGTGGTGGAGAATAGCAATGAAAGAAGCAACGAAAGATTCAACGGGGGGGATGAGTCCACCAAAACGGAGAGTAGCAACAGCGATAAAGAAGCACAGTGCAGTGAAACGGACGACGGAATGGTCTTCCCGGGGGAAAGACAGAATCTGTGGGTGAATAGCAGGGGGTCGACCAAGAAGGGTGCTCCCGGGAGGACCCCACATGCGAACGTAGATGAGCTCACTAAGGAGAGCAGCAGTAGGAGGAACACAGCCGACTTAGAGAACAACAACGGGGATAGTAAGTTGAGCACACAGAGTAGTTACCGCACAGATGGTAAGTTGAGCATACAAAGTAGTAACAACGCGGGGGAAGATCACATAAACGCAATTTGCGATATAACGAGTGAAGACAAAACGAGCACATATAACCGTGTGAACAGTGCAGAaaatttgaaagaaaaaaagtccgaaggtaagaagaacaaaaaaaagaaccaacAGAATATAAGCAGCTTCGATTCCGTGTCAGGCAAAtcaaaattttatcatttccTAAACGGAGGTGTAATCGTTCTGTCCAAGCACCCCTTTTTACACAAGCATGCCATGCTATATAGCAACAGTAAATTTCCAGACATGTTCTGTACAAAGGGTGCCATTTACATAAAATTGTCTGTTAATAACAAACCAGTGAATGTGATAGCAACCCACTTGCAAGCAGGAGATTCGAGTGGGGAGCAGAATTGCAGGTGGAAGCAATTAAATGAATTGAGCAACTGGGTATATAATGGGACGCCAAGtttgcatataaaaaaaaatgagccccttttttttgttggcGATTTTAATATTAGATATGAGGTAGATAAATCATTTTTTGATAAAGTACTGTCCAGTGATTGCTTAAATAGCTACGTGACAAAGAAGGCACTGGAAACGACTTTCGATTCTTACCTGAACGACTACTGCATGCATATGGAGCGTGATTACTcctttaaatataaatacacGTTAGACTATATATTGGTAAATAAGGACTGCAACGTGAAGACCCTCGTGCCACAGACAGCCATTCAGAAGGGCTACCGGCCAATTCAGATCATAAAATGTTTGTTCGGCTTTATTCCTTACAAATGTACTTACGTGCATCACCCCAGTGACCACTTCCCGATATATGCCACGTTTAAAATTCCGAATTAG
- a CDS encoding COPI associated protein encodes MALIFKNIPNISLRFLSMVAGALMITGGILNVFNLFQIVINLYIICSGALLILCDVKTFNFYRHIEFLFTVVGRSLYILIIGSILINKGFFSLLIGISLIVISFFYVTLGYFNGIPIPLLDKNNHIGSFPDQKNNIQSTCSMETRDGFN; translated from the exons aTGGCACTGATATTTAAGAACATACCAAACATCAGCTTGCGGTTTTTATCGATGGTTGCAG GCGCGCTCATGATTACCGGCGGCATACTGAACGTTTTCAACCTATTCCAAATTGTGATAAATTTGTATATCATATGCTCAGGGGCCCTCTTAATCCTATGTGACGTGAAGACATTCAACTTTTACCGACACATCGAATTCTTATTCACTGTAGTTGGCAGAAGCCTATACATACTCATAATAGGCTCCATCCTGATCAACAAGGGTTTCTTCAGCCTACTCATAGGCATTTCTCTTATTgtcatttccttcttctatgTAACCCTGGGGTATTTTAATGGAATCCCCATACCCCTTCTGGACAAGAATAACCACATAGGGAGTTTCCCTGATCAGAAGAACAATATCCAAAGTACTTGCTCTATGGAGACAAGGGATGGTTTCAATTAA
- a CDS encoding Ubiquitin-like protein 5, with translation MIEIILNDRLGKKIRVKCNPDDTIGDLKKLVAAQTGTRADKIRIQKWYTIYKDHITLQDYEIKDGMSLELYYN, from the exons ATGATTGAAATAATACTGAACGACCGgctggggaagaaaatacgCGTGAAGTGCAACCCGGATGACACCATCGGGGATTTGAAGAAGCTCGTGGCGGCACAAACAG GAACCAGGGCGGACAAAATACGAATACAAAAATGGTACACCATTTACAAGGACCACATCACTTTGCAAGACTACGAAATTAAAGACGGCATGAGTCTCGAGCTATATTACAACTGA